Proteins encoded together in one Proteiniborus ethanoligenes window:
- a CDS encoding ABC transporter substrate-binding protein, which produces MKKTLRLVLLSIVILTMVLVSSGCSKEDKIVLNVYNWGDYIDETVIEDFEKEFNIKVNYEDFATNEEMYVKIKSGGTDYDVVFPSDYMIEKMIKEDLLLKLDMANIPNYENIDDRFKNLDFDPNNEYSVPYMWGTVGILYNQKIVQEPVDSWDILWDSKYKGQILMLDSQRDSIAVALKKLGYSMNSRNLQELEEAKEELINQKPLLLAYVGDEVKDMMIGEEAALAVVWSGDAVYMMEENEDLRYVVPKEGSNYWFDNMVIPKTSNNKKEAEMFINYMSRPDVALKNTRYIGYSTANAETMKLLEPDEINNEVAYPSDDVINNCEVFLDPGEFIKEYDRIWTDVKS; this is translated from the coding sequence TTGAAAAAAACCTTAAGATTAGTATTATTATCCATTGTGATATTAACAATGGTTTTAGTTAGCTCAGGTTGTAGTAAAGAAGACAAAATTGTACTTAATGTTTACAACTGGGGAGACTATATAGATGAAACAGTAATAGAGGATTTTGAAAAAGAATTTAATATTAAAGTAAACTATGAAGACTTTGCTACAAATGAAGAAATGTACGTAAAAATCAAATCAGGTGGAACAGACTATGATGTTGTTTTCCCTTCTGATTACATGATTGAAAAAATGATAAAAGAAGACTTGTTATTAAAGCTAGATATGGCTAATATTCCTAATTATGAGAACATAGATGATAGATTTAAAAATCTAGACTTTGACCCTAATAACGAATACTCTGTTCCTTATATGTGGGGAACTGTAGGAATATTATATAATCAAAAAATAGTTCAAGAGCCTGTAGACAGCTGGGATATTCTATGGGATAGCAAGTATAAAGGACAAATTTTGATGCTTGATAGCCAAAGAGATTCTATAGCTGTAGCATTAAAGAAACTAGGCTATTCAATGAACTCCAGAAACCTTCAAGAACTGGAAGAAGCAAAGGAAGAGCTAATAAATCAAAAACCTTTATTATTGGCATATGTAGGCGATGAAGTAAAAGACATGATGATAGGTGAAGAAGCTGCTTTAGCAGTAGTTTGGTCTGGAGATGCTGTATATATGATGGAAGAAAACGAAGATTTAAGATATGTAGTGCCAAAGGAAGGAAGCAACTATTGGTTTGATAATATGGTAATACCTAAAACTAGCAACAATAAAAAAGAAGCAGAGATGTTTATTAATTATATGTCTAGACCAGATGTTGCATTAAAAAACACAAGGTATATAGGTTATTCTACTGCAAATGCAGAAACTATGAAACTACTTGAGCCTGATGAAATAAACAATGAAGTGGCATATCCAAGTGACGATGTAATAAACAACTGCGAGGTCTTCCTAGACCCAGGAGAATTTATAAAAGAATATGATAGAATATGGACTGATGTAAAAAGCTAA
- a CDS encoding ABC transporter permease — protein MVEKWIKRFYAFLLYLFLYAPIIVLIVYSFNNSKSRGNWDGFTFKWYIELFKDKQIMKSLYYTILVAFLSSGIATVIGTLAAIGIHNMGHLKKKIMLNLNYIPVLNPDIVTGVALMSLFVFVGKQLGLVTMLLAHITFNIPYVVLSVLPKLKQLNKHLAEAAMDLGATPFYAFRKVILPEIMPGIISGALIAFTMSIDDFVISFFTTGSGVSNLSITIFSMARRGINPKINALSTLMFLSVLILLIAINRRTSLEIKGKDDVA, from the coding sequence ATGGTAGAAAAGTGGATAAAAAGATTCTATGCATTTTTGCTATATTTGTTCCTATATGCCCCAATAATAGTTCTCATAGTATATTCTTTCAACAACTCTAAATCAAGAGGAAACTGGGATGGCTTTACTTTTAAATGGTATATTGAACTATTTAAGGATAAACAAATAATGAAATCTTTATACTATACCATATTAGTAGCTTTCCTTTCATCAGGAATAGCAACAGTAATTGGTACTCTAGCAGCCATTGGGATACACAATATGGGACATTTAAAGAAAAAGATTATGTTGAATTTAAATTATATTCCAGTGCTAAATCCTGATATAGTAACAGGAGTAGCCTTGATGTCCCTGTTTGTATTTGTTGGAAAGCAATTAGGATTAGTAACAATGCTGCTTGCACATATTACTTTTAATATTCCATATGTAGTATTATCAGTGCTTCCTAAGTTAAAGCAATTAAACAAACACTTAGCAGAGGCAGCAATGGATTTAGGCGCCACACCTTTCTATGCCTTCCGAAAGGTGATATTGCCTGAAATAATGCCTGGAATTATATCTGGTGCATTAATTGCATTTACAATGTCAATAGATGATTTTGTTATAAGCTTTTTCACTACTGGCTCAGGAGTATCAAATTTATCTATTACAATATTTTCAATGGCAAGAAGAGGAATTAACCCTAAGATAAATGCTCTTTCAACTCTTATGTTTTTAAGTGTATTAATTCTTCTTATTGCAATAAATAGAAGAACTTCATTAGAAATTAAAGGAAAGGATGATGTAGCTTGA
- a CDS encoding ABC transporter permease, which yields MKKNVASFPFVVWIILFTVLPLLLVLLFSLTEGNVQNIKEMKFTLDNFKRFLQPNYINVLGRSAGLALISTIICFILGYPMAMILASIEEKKRNFLVLLFIVPMWMNFLLRTYAWMTLLGKQGLINRLLEFLNLPTLNLLYNNGAVVLGMVYNFLPFMVLPIYTVLSKIDKSIIEAAEDLGSDRVTVFKKIIFPLSIPGVVSGITMVFMPAVSTFVISRLLGGNRYMLIGNLIEQQFLTVYDWHFGSAISIIMMIMILIAMAFMERFDKDKEGGRIW from the coding sequence ATGAAAAAAAATGTTGCCTCCTTCCCATTTGTAGTGTGGATAATATTGTTCACTGTATTGCCTCTTCTATTAGTTTTATTGTTTAGCCTTACAGAAGGAAATGTACAAAATATTAAAGAAATGAAATTTACCTTAGATAATTTCAAGAGATTTTTGCAACCCAATTATATAAATGTACTAGGTCGTTCGGCAGGATTGGCATTAATATCTACAATTATATGTTTCATATTAGGATATCCTATGGCCATGATATTAGCCAGTATTGAAGAAAAGAAAAGAAATTTTTTAGTGCTTTTATTTATAGTTCCTATGTGGATGAATTTTCTTTTAAGGACCTATGCTTGGATGACACTTTTGGGAAAACAAGGACTTATAAATAGATTATTAGAATTTCTAAATTTACCAACTTTAAATTTACTATATAACAATGGAGCAGTTGTCCTAGGAATGGTATATAACTTTTTACCATTTATGGTGCTTCCAATATATACTGTTCTTAGCAAAATTGATAAGAGTATTATAGAAGCAGCAGAGGATTTAGGCTCAGATAGAGTAACAGTTTTTAAAAAGATAATTTTTCCCCTAAGTATACCAGGGGTAGTATCAGGTATTACTATGGTATTTATGCCAGCAGTAAGCACATTTGTCATATCAAGACTTTTAGGTGGAAATCGTTATATGCTTATAGGTAACTTAATAGAGCAACAATTTTTAACAGTATATGATTGGCACTTTGGCTCTGCTATATCTATTATTATGATGATAATGATTCTTATAGCCATGGCCTTCATGGAAAGATTTGATAAGGACAAGGAAGGGGGCAGAATATGGTAG
- the potA gene encoding spermidine/putrescine ABC transporter ATP-binding protein, with translation MENNIIIDLKNISKEYDDLEVLKNINLYIRKNEFLTLLGPSGCGKTTTLRIIGGFEQPTNGNIIFEGKRINDLPPFKRQINTVFQKYALFPHMNVYENIAFGLRIKKVPNSEIKERVKRILKLVNLSGFEKRDIDSLSGGQQQRIAIARALVNEPKVLLLDEPLGALDLKLRKEMQIELKNMQKRVGITFIYVTHDQEEALTMSDTIIVMDKGRIQQIGTPEDIYNEPKNAFVADFIGESNIIEGTMIRDLLVEFADTKFVCVDKGFGENTLVDIVIRPEDIKVVPEEEGMLTGMVTSVTFKGVHYEMLVKEREREWMIHSTVMEPVGSQIGMVFEPESIHIMKKVIQE, from the coding sequence ATGGAGAATAACATAATAATAGACTTAAAAAACATATCAAAAGAATATGATGACCTAGAGGTATTAAAGAATATCAATCTTTACATCAGAAAAAATGAATTTTTAACGCTACTTGGACCCAGCGGTTGTGGTAAAACAACTACCTTAAGAATAATAGGGGGTTTTGAACAACCAACGAATGGGAATATTATTTTTGAAGGAAAAAGGATTAATGACCTTCCACCATTTAAGAGACAAATTAATACTGTATTCCAAAAATATGCTTTATTTCCTCATATGAATGTCTATGAAAATATAGCCTTTGGACTTAGGATTAAAAAGGTTCCTAATAGCGAAATAAAAGAAAGAGTAAAGAGGATTTTAAAATTAGTGAACTTGAGTGGATTTGAAAAAAGGGACATCGACTCATTGAGTGGAGGCCAGCAGCAGAGAATAGCAATTGCAAGAGCACTAGTGAATGAACCTAAGGTTTTATTATTAGATGAACCATTAGGAGCATTAGATTTAAAACTAAGAAAAGAAATGCAAATTGAATTAAAGAACATGCAAAAAAGAGTTGGAATTACTTTCATATATGTAACTCACGATCAAGAAGAAGCATTAACTATGTCTGATACTATAATAGTTATGGATAAAGGAAGAATTCAGCAAATTGGCACACCAGAAGATATATATAATGAACCGAAAAATGCATTTGTTGCTGATTTTATTGGAGAGAGTAATATAATCGAAGGCACTATGATAAGGGATTTGTTAGTTGAGTTTGCAGATACAAAATTTGTATGTGTAGATAAAGGCTTTGGGGAAAATACATTAGTGGATATAGTTATAAGACCTGAAGATATAAAGGTTGTACCTGAAGAAGAGGGCATGCTTACTGGAATGGTAACATCCGTTACATTTAAAGGTGTTCACTATGAAATGCTAGTGAAGGAAAGGGAGAGAGAATGGATGATACATAGTACAGTAATGGAACCCGTTGGCTCACAAATAGGCATGGTGTTTGAACCTGAAAGTATTCATATTATGAAAAAGGTGATTCAAGAATGA
- a CDS encoding helix-turn-helix domain-containing protein, with protein MKIGEKIRRLRVKNSLTQEELANRCELTKGFISQLERDLTSPSIATLMDILEGLGTNLRDFFNEIEEEKIVFVKDDVFVTENEDYKYTLNWLIPNAQKNQMEPILLELEPEGSSKEDYPHEGEEFGYVLSGIISIQIGNEKHKAKKGESFYFKPHANHFIKNIGKTKAKILWVSTPPSF; from the coding sequence GTGAAAATAGGTGAAAAGATTAGACGACTTAGAGTCAAAAATTCTTTGACACAAGAGGAGTTGGCTAATCGATGTGAACTAACAAAAGGTTTTATTTCTCAGCTGGAAAGAGACTTGACATCTCCATCTATAGCTACACTGATGGATATTTTGGAAGGCTTAGGGACTAATTTAAGAGATTTTTTTAATGAAATAGAAGAAGAAAAAATTGTGTTTGTAAAAGATGATGTTTTTGTTACGGAAAATGAAGATTATAAATATACCTTAAATTGGCTGATACCAAATGCTCAAAAAAATCAGATGGAGCCAATACTTTTGGAGCTAGAGCCAGAAGGTAGCTCAAAAGAAGACTATCCCCATGAAGGTGAAGAGTTTGGGTACGTTCTATCAGGTATTATATCTATCCAAATAGGGAATGAGAAGCATAAAGCTAAAAAAGGCGAAAGCTTTTATTTTAAACCTCATGCTAATCATTTTATAAAAAATATAGGCAAGACTAAAGCTAAGATACTTTGGGTGAGTACGCCACCAAGTTTTTAA
- a CDS encoding Fur family transcriptional regulator, whose translation MNKLYSLYECIQEKGYKLTEKRKIILQVLVDNKDYLLEPSEIFEKVLKVDKNINFSTIYRNLEIFLNAGIAKKVSLENGKSSYQIIFEKEHVHSMICKICGRVEVINTCPFEKIDNEIFEKKGFLPESHKFEIYGFCKECLLEKNF comes from the coding sequence ATGAACAAACTATATAGCTTATATGAATGTATTCAAGAAAAAGGATATAAATTAACTGAAAAAAGAAAGATCATACTACAGGTATTAGTAGATAATAAGGATTATTTATTAGAACCATCAGAAATTTTTGAAAAGGTCCTTAAAGTAGATAAAAATATTAATTTTTCAACAATTTATAGGAATCTTGAAATTTTCCTAAATGCTGGTATTGCAAAAAAAGTTAGTTTAGAAAATGGCAAAAGCTCCTACCAAATTATTTTTGAAAAGGAACATGTTCACAGCATGATATGTAAAATATGTGGTAGAGTTGAAGTAATTAACACCTGCCCATTTGAAAAAATAGATAATGAAATATTTGAGAAGAAAGGATTTCTTCCAGAGTCACATAAATTTGAAATTTACGGATTTTGCAAGGAATGTTTATTAGAAAAAAACTTTTGA
- a CDS encoding metal ABC transporter permease, with amino-acid sequence MAMLSYSFMQRALFIGLIISLISSSMGLFLVLRRFSMVGDTLSHTALAGVALGMVTNTYPVYAAILTTLSASFLVEKLRKEYKEYAEISLAIVMAAGIGFASLLISIGKNKTIGIMNYMFGSISLVTEKDLIVVTILGVIIFATIIVFFRALFYITFDEGDAYFRGIPVKTLNLIFSMLVAITITLSMRIVGILLVSSMMTVPVATSIQIAKSFKKAFIYTNLFGMISVAMGLSASFYLDIAPGGAIVIVSLIILFIVIIYKRLSILLTKKKTTFTLDGGADNEQTI; translated from the coding sequence ATGGCTATGTTATCATATTCTTTTATGCAAAGAGCATTATTTATTGGCTTAATTATATCTTTAATAAGTTCAAGTATGGGATTATTTCTAGTATTGCGTAGGTTTTCTATGGTAGGAGACACACTTTCTCATACAGCACTAGCTGGTGTGGCATTGGGAATGGTAACTAATACTTATCCAGTATATGCAGCTATATTGACCACATTATCAGCGTCATTTTTAGTTGAAAAGCTGAGAAAGGAATATAAGGAGTACGCAGAAATATCTCTTGCCATAGTTATGGCAGCAGGCATAGGCTTTGCAAGCCTATTAATAAGTATAGGGAAAAATAAAACAATAGGAATTATGAATTATATGTTTGGAAGTATATCCTTAGTTACGGAAAAGGATTTAATAGTTGTTACTATTTTAGGTGTAATAATTTTTGCAACTATAATAGTGTTTTTTAGAGCATTGTTTTATATAACCTTTGATGAAGGAGATGCTTATTTTAGAGGAATACCTGTAAAAACTTTAAACCTAATATTTTCTATGCTTGTGGCTATTACTATAACCCTATCTATGAGAATAGTAGGAATTTTGTTAGTATCATCAATGATGACAGTACCAGTAGCTACTAGTATTCAAATAGCTAAAAGCTTTAAGAAGGCTTTTATATACACTAATTTATTTGGTATGATTTCTGTAGCAATGGGTCTATCTGCATCATTTTATTTAGATATAGCTCCTGGTGGTGCAATAGTAATAGTATCATTGATAATTTTATTTATTGTAATCATATATAAGAGGCTATCTATTCTACTTACGAAGAAGAAAACAACCTTCACCTTAGATGGAGGTGCAGATAATGAACAAACTATATAG
- a CDS encoding metal ABC transporter ATP-binding protein gives MKEAIISVDSLSFGYDSNLVLDNVSFDIERGDYIGIIGANGSAKSTLLKLILGLLKPNKGSVEIFGHNIEGFKDWNRVGYLPQNVKDFNTRFPATVEEIVGCSQYSQMGVLKILNRSIKNSTLSALKAVNMEDFKDSLIGNLSGGQQQRVFLARLLANSSEIIIMDEPLIGIDAESQDIFFQIIDRLNKTLGITIVIVLHDMDILKDKANKIFHLGNRKIKIDNIKI, from the coding sequence TAATAAGTGTAGACAGTTTAAGCTTTGGATATGACAGTAACTTAGTTCTTGACAATGTAAGCTTTGATATAGAAAGAGGAGATTATATAGGAATAATAGGGGCTAATGGCTCTGCTAAAAGTACACTGCTAAAGCTAATCCTTGGGTTACTTAAGCCTAATAAGGGAAGTGTAGAGATATTCGGACATAACATAGAGGGCTTTAAAGATTGGAATAGGGTAGGATACTTGCCTCAGAATGTGAAGGATTTTAATACTAGGTTTCCAGCAACAGTAGAAGAGATAGTAGGATGTAGCCAATATTCACAAATGGGAGTATTGAAAATATTAAACAGGAGTATTAAAAACTCTACATTGTCTGCATTAAAAGCTGTTAATATGGAAGATTTTAAAGATAGCCTCATAGGTAACCTTTCTGGAGGACAGCAGCAAAGAGTTTTTTTGGCAAGACTTCTTGCAAATAGCTCGGAAATAATTATTATGGACGAACCTTTAATAGGTATAGATGCAGAATCTCAGGACATATTTTTCCAAATCATAGATAGGTTAAATAAGACTCTTGGAATTACTATTGTAATTGTTCTGCATGATATGGATATATTAAAGGACAAAGCAAATAAAATATTTCATCTAGGTAATAGAAAAATCAAAATAGATAATATTAAAATATAA